In Pajaroellobacter abortibovis, the following are encoded in one genomic region:
- a CDS encoding lysylphosphatidylglycerol synthase transmembrane domain-containing protein, with the protein MLSRTNMTYESELPSHSSLQQGEVCSDSSLNDENVQTIQNLSFLKRHYHKLILSGFLTICLVYVLQKGGFQIWPDPSCFHQVRWWTLIAYLALLTVMNYFRAIRWRYLLRPLVHLPLRRILSVSYIGFAATILFPFRIGEMVRPLLIRSKGNVSITAATATVLAERIADGLCLSLVLAVALLLVPTLHPLPEHVVGFPVSVAYVRESGFLMLAIFAVAFTALAVFYFLNEWAQSTTHRVFSWLSPTLGHKISGVAAKLASGLHCFRRVEDVLPFLLETTCYWGLNALGMWLLGWGCGIMHEDGTPIMFGESCALMGMLGVTVLIPGPPGLLGVFQAGIYAGMTMYFPVSMITQAGAAYVFLLYATQVGWQIVAATICLLRRNSYLAI; encoded by the coding sequence GTGTTAAGTCGAACTAACATGACCTATGAGTCTGAACTCCCATCCCATTCGTCTCTCCAACAAGGAGAAGTGTGCTCTGATTCTTCGCTTAATGATGAGAATGTTCAAACAATCCAGAATCTTTCGTTTCTAAAGCGCCATTATCACAAGTTGATTCTCTCTGGATTTCTCACCATTTGTCTTGTTTATGTGCTTCAAAAGGGGGGATTTCAGATATGGCCCGATCCTTCTTGTTTTCATCAAGTTCGGTGGTGGACTCTTATCGCTTACCTAGCTCTTCTTACAGTGATGAACTATTTTCGGGCGATTCGATGGCGCTACTTGTTGCGTCCATTGGTTCACCTTCCCCTACGACGGATTCTGTCGGTCTCTTATATTGGGTTTGCAGCAACAATCCTCTTCCCCTTTCGCATCGGAGAAATGGTTCGACCCCTGCTGATTCGTTCAAAAGGGAATGTTTCTATCACAGCAGCTACAGCCACGGTGCTTGCGGAGAGAATTGCGGATGGACTCTGTCTAAGCCTTGTTTTAGCGGTAGCCCTTCTTCTTGTACCGACGTTACATCCGCTTCCTGAACATGTTGTCGGTTTCCCTGTTTCGGTAGCCTATGTTCGGGAATCTGGCTTTCTGATGCTGGCTATCTTTGCGGTTGCTTTTACGGCATTGGCTGTCTTCTACTTTTTAAATGAGTGGGCTCAATCGACAACACACCGCGTGTTCAGTTGGCTTTCTCCGACGCTTGGTCACAAAATCAGCGGTGTAGCTGCAAAATTGGCTAGTGGTCTTCATTGCTTCCGACGTGTCGAGGATGTTCTCCCTTTCTTACTCGAAACCACATGTTATTGGGGGTTGAATGCCCTTGGCATGTGGCTGTTGGGATGGGGTTGTGGCATTATGCATGAAGATGGTACCCCGATCATGTTCGGAGAATCTTGCGCTTTGATGGGAATGCTCGGCGTTACTGTGTTGATCCCAGGGCCACCGGGATTGCTTGGAGTTTTTCAAGCTGGGATCTATGCAGGCATGACAATGTACTTCCCCGTTTCGATGATCACGCAAGCGGGTGCTGCATATGTATTCCTCCTTTATGCAACCCAAGTGGGATGGCAGATTGTTGCTGCTACAATTTGCCTTCTGAGGAGAAATTCCTATCTGGCGATTTGA